The following coding sequences lie in one Polynucleobacter asymbioticus genomic window:
- the dnaJ gene encoding molecular chaperone DnaJ, which produces MPKSKRDYYEVLGVAKGASDEELKKAYRKMAMKHHPDRNPDSKTAEAQFKEVKEAYETLTDPNKRATYDQYGHAGLDQSGGFGGGGFGGGGGGFADAFGDIFGDIFGQGGGRQSGPQVYKGADLRYNMEITLEQAAEGYTTQIRVPSWSDCKPCHGSGAEPGSKAERCTTCDGHGQVRVQQGFFSMQQTCPKCRGTGEYIPKPCKTCHGSGKHKEQKTLEIKIPAGIDDGMRVRSVGNGEPGVNGGPSGDLYVEVRVKPHKVFERDGSDLHVQMPISFATATIGGDIEVPTLSGRVEFPIPEGTQTGKTFRLRNKGIKGLRSTMVGDLFVHIAVETPVKLTDEQKKLLQKFDDSLKSGGDKHNPHQKGWFDGVKSFFS; this is translated from the coding sequence GTGCCTAAAAGTAAACGCGATTATTACGAAGTGCTTGGTGTTGCGAAAGGTGCCAGCGATGAGGAGCTGAAGAAGGCTTATCGGAAAATGGCGATGAAGCATCACCCTGATCGCAATCCCGATAGCAAAACGGCGGAAGCGCAATTTAAAGAAGTTAAAGAAGCGTACGAAACACTGACGGATCCAAACAAACGTGCCACCTATGATCAGTATGGTCACGCTGGCCTCGATCAATCTGGCGGATTTGGAGGCGGTGGCTTTGGCGGTGGCGGCGGTGGTTTTGCCGATGCCTTCGGCGATATCTTCGGCGATATCTTCGGCCAAGGCGGTGGGCGTCAGTCAGGGCCGCAGGTCTATAAGGGTGCCGATTTACGTTACAACATGGAAATCACTCTTGAGCAAGCTGCCGAGGGTTACACCACGCAAATTCGGGTACCAAGTTGGAGTGACTGCAAGCCATGTCACGGTTCCGGAGCGGAGCCTGGTAGTAAAGCAGAGAGATGCACTACTTGCGATGGTCATGGCCAAGTTCGTGTTCAGCAAGGTTTCTTCTCAATGCAACAAACTTGCCCTAAGTGCCGCGGTACAGGTGAATACATTCCGAAGCCATGTAAAACCTGCCATGGCAGCGGTAAGCATAAAGAGCAAAAAACACTGGAAATTAAAATCCCTGCGGGTATTGATGATGGCATGCGCGTGCGATCTGTTGGTAATGGCGAACCCGGTGTCAATGGTGGGCCGTCTGGTGATCTTTATGTAGAAGTTAGAGTAAAGCCCCATAAAGTATTCGAGCGTGATGGTAGTGACTTACATGTCCAGATGCCAATCTCATTTGCAACGGCAACGATTGGCGGAGATATTGAAGTGCCAACGCTTTCTGGGCGCGTGGAATTTCCGATTCCTGAGGGTACGCAGACTGGCAAAACATTCCGTTTGCGTAACAAAGGTATTAAAGGCTTGCGCTCCACGATGGTGGGCGATCTCTTCGTTCATATTGCTGTTGAGACCCCAGTCAAGCTGACTGATGAACAGAAAAAATTACTACAGAAGTTTGATGACAGCTTGAAATCGGGTGGCGATAAACATAACCCGCATCAAAAGGGTTGGTTTGACGGAGTAAAGAGTTTTTTTAGCTAA
- the dnaK gene encoding molecular chaperone DnaK, producing the protein MGKIIGIDLGTTNSCVSVVENNAPKVVENAEGGRTTPSIIAYVEDGEVLVGAPAKRQSVTNPKNTIYAVKRLMGRKFTDAEVQKDISLMPYKIVQADNGDAWVEARDKKMAPQQVSAEILRKMKKTAEDYLGEEVTEAVITVPAYFNDSQRQATKDAGRIAGLDVKRIINEPTAAALAFGLDKQDKVDRKIAVYDLGGGTFDVSIIEIANVDGEKQFEVLSTNGDTFLGGEDFDQRIIDWIIAEFKKEQGVDLSKDVLALQRLKDAAEKAKIELSSAQQTEINLPYVTADAGGPKHLNLKLTRAKLESLVEELINRTAGPCLTAIKDAGVNVADIDDVILVGGQTRMPAVQDKVKEIFGKEPRKDVNPDEAVAVGAAIQGSVLSGDRKDVLLLDVTPLSLGIETLGGVMTKMIPKNTTIPTKHSQVYSTAEDNQPAVTIKCFQGEREMAAANKLLGEFNLEGIAPAQRGMPQIEVTFDIDANGILHVTAKDKTTGKENKITIKANSGLTEEEIQRMVKDAEANADEDKKALELVTARNTADALAHSTKKALEEHGSALEASEKEAIEAALKELDEAIKGSDKAAIEAKTEALGKASQKLGEKAMAAEQAKAGGAAPGAAPGGAQAAAPDADVVDADFKEVDDKK; encoded by the coding sequence ATGGGAAAGATTATCGGAATTGACTTAGGAACCACGAACTCGTGCGTTTCAGTTGTAGAAAACAATGCACCTAAAGTTGTTGAGAACGCCGAAGGTGGCCGTACAACTCCATCCATCATTGCTTACGTTGAAGACGGCGAAGTATTAGTGGGCGCGCCTGCAAAACGCCAATCAGTTACCAACCCGAAGAACACGATTTACGCAGTAAAGCGTTTAATGGGTCGTAAATTTACTGATGCTGAAGTGCAAAAAGACATCAGCTTGATGCCTTACAAAATTGTTCAAGCAGATAACGGCGACGCTTGGGTTGAAGCGCGTGATAAAAAAATGGCACCACAACAAGTGTCAGCAGAAATCCTGCGCAAAATGAAAAAGACTGCCGAAGATTATCTCGGTGAGGAAGTGACTGAAGCAGTGATTACTGTTCCTGCATACTTCAATGACAGCCAACGTCAAGCAACAAAGGACGCAGGCCGTATCGCTGGTTTGGATGTCAAGCGCATTATTAACGAGCCAACTGCAGCGGCATTGGCATTTGGCCTGGACAAGCAAGACAAAGTGGATCGTAAGATCGCCGTGTATGACTTGGGCGGCGGTACATTCGACGTGTCCATCATTGAAATTGCTAACGTGGATGGCGAGAAGCAGTTCGAAGTGCTCTCTACTAACGGCGATACCTTCTTGGGCGGCGAAGACTTTGACCAACGCATCATTGATTGGATCATTGCTGAGTTCAAGAAAGAGCAAGGCGTCGATTTAAGTAAAGACGTATTGGCATTGCAACGTTTAAAAGATGCTGCTGAAAAGGCCAAGATCGAGCTGTCATCTGCACAACAAACTGAAATCAATTTGCCATACGTGACTGCTGATGCAGGCGGTCCTAAGCATTTGAACTTGAAGCTTACTCGCGCTAAGTTGGAGTCTTTGGTAGAAGAGTTGATCAACCGTACGGCTGGTCCTTGCTTAACTGCAATCAAAGACGCTGGCGTAAACGTGGCTGACATTGATGACGTGATTTTGGTTGGTGGTCAAACCCGTATGCCTGCGGTTCAGGACAAGGTAAAAGAGATTTTCGGCAAAGAGCCACGTAAAGACGTGAACCCAGACGAAGCTGTTGCAGTTGGCGCTGCGATTCAGGGATCTGTATTGTCTGGTGATCGTAAGGATGTATTGCTCTTGGACGTCACTCCATTGTCATTGGGTATCGAAACCTTGGGCGGTGTAATGACCAAGATGATCCCAAAAAACACGACTATTCCTACTAAGCATTCACAGGTTTACTCCACAGCGGAAGATAACCAGCCTGCGGTAACGATTAAGTGTTTCCAGGGTGAGCGTGAGATGGCTGCTGCCAACAAATTGCTCGGTGAGTTTAATTTGGAAGGCATTGCTCCAGCTCAGCGCGGTATGCCACAAATTGAAGTGACTTTTGATATTGATGCCAACGGTATTTTGCATGTCACTGCAAAAGACAAAACAACTGGCAAAGAAAATAAGATCACCATCAAGGCAAACTCTGGTTTGACTGAAGAAGAAATTCAACGCATGGTGAAAGACGCTGAGGCGAATGCCGATGAAGATAAAAAAGCATTGGAGCTTGTAACAGCGCGCAACACTGCTGATGCTTTGGCCCATTCAACCAAGAAAGCTTTGGAAGAGCATGGTTCTGCTTTAGAGGCTTCTGAGAAAGAAGCAATTGAAGCCGCCTTGAAGGAATTGGATGAGGCAATCAAGGGTAGCGATAAGGCTGCAATTGAAGCTAAGACTGAGGCTTTGGGCAAGGCAAGTCAGAAGTTAGGCGAAAAAGCTATGGCTGCTGAACAAGCTAAAGCTGGTGGTGCTGCTCCCGGTGCAGCTCCTGGTGGTGCGCAAGCAGCCGCCCCGGATGCTGACGTAGTGGATGCCGATTTCAAAGAAGTGGATGACAAGAAGTAA
- the grpE gene encoding nucleotide exchange factor GrpE, whose protein sequence is MTQENQNPSPDQENIAADPQAEGSLDAAATPDEVKTPEQEIAELNQKLTEMQDNYLRAKAEGENIRRRAAEDISKAHKFAIESFAEHLVPVTDSLYAALNAEAVDAKAFKEGLEITLKQLLSAFEKGRMTEINPAVGDKFDPHHHQAIASVPSDQEANTVVSVLQRGYSIADRILRPALVTVSAPK, encoded by the coding sequence ATGACCCAAGAAAATCAAAATCCATCTCCGGACCAGGAAAATATTGCCGCCGATCCTCAAGCTGAGGGTAGTCTTGATGCAGCTGCTACTCCCGATGAAGTAAAGACTCCAGAGCAAGAGATTGCGGAGTTAAATCAAAAGCTAACAGAGATGCAGGACAACTATCTCCGCGCTAAGGCCGAAGGTGAGAACATTCGTCGCCGTGCCGCTGAGGACATCTCTAAGGCGCATAAGTTTGCAATTGAAAGTTTCGCAGAGCATCTTGTGCCAGTCACAGATAGTTTGTATGCCGCCTTAAATGCAGAGGCAGTCGACGCCAAAGCCTTTAAAGAAGGTTTGGAGATCACCTTAAAACAGTTGCTCTCAGCCTTTGAAAAAGGCCGAATGACCGAGATTAATCCTGCTGTAGGTGACAAGTTTGATCCCCATCACCACCAGGCAATTGCTTCAGTGCCTTCGGATCAAGAAGCTAATACCGTGGTTTCAGTGCTCCAGAGGGGTTACTCCATTGCCGATCGCATTTTGCGCCCAGCCCTGGTCACCGTGAGCGCACCCAAATAA
- the hemH gene encoding ferrochelatase: MNQNPHLRPSKTAVLLLNLGTPSAPTAKAVRAYLKEFLSDPRVVEIPRIIWWCILNGIILPIRSGASAKKYASIWLPKLGSPLMHYSRLQAKELSEKFANHGEVVLVDLAMRYGEPSTKQALEALQAQGMERLLLLPLYPQYSATTSASSFDEVFRVLGTWRNQPELRLIKHYHDNPAYIAALRDQVLGAWDKDGRPDFAAGDRLVMSFHGLPKRNLMKGDPYHCECLKTGRLLGESLGLEPGQYLVTFQSRFGKAEWLKPYTAPMIEELGKQGCKRVDIFCPGFPADCLETLEEIAMEAREIFLEHGGKDYRYIPCLNSNPKWIDAMYDIAQQHLSGWSLGVESDAVLQERDRLAELAKARIT, from the coding sequence TTGAATCAAAATCCCCACCTACGCCCCTCTAAGACAGCAGTGCTCTTGCTGAACTTAGGTACTCCATCTGCACCAACTGCTAAAGCAGTGAGAGCCTATTTAAAAGAATTTTTATCTGATCCACGTGTAGTTGAAATTCCTCGCATTATTTGGTGGTGCATTTTGAATGGCATTATTTTGCCGATTCGGAGCGGTGCTTCGGCAAAGAAATACGCTTCCATTTGGCTGCCAAAATTAGGCTCCCCTTTGATGCATTACTCCCGCCTTCAAGCTAAAGAGCTGAGTGAGAAATTTGCTAATCACGGTGAAGTGGTGCTGGTGGATTTGGCCATGCGCTATGGTGAGCCTTCTACTAAGCAAGCCTTGGAAGCCTTGCAGGCACAGGGTATGGAGCGCCTCCTGTTGCTACCGCTGTATCCACAGTATTCAGCGACAACTAGCGCTTCCAGTTTTGATGAAGTGTTTCGTGTACTTGGAACTTGGCGCAACCAACCTGAGCTGCGCTTAATAAAGCACTATCACGACAACCCTGCATACATTGCCGCACTACGTGATCAAGTGCTCGGTGCATGGGATAAGGATGGCCGCCCAGATTTTGCTGCCGGTGATCGTCTCGTGATGTCTTTCCATGGTTTGCCTAAGCGCAATTTAATGAAGGGCGATCCCTATCATTGCGAATGTTTAAAAACAGGTCGCCTACTTGGTGAGTCATTAGGCTTAGAGCCTGGACAATACTTGGTCACCTTCCAATCCCGTTTTGGTAAAGCCGAGTGGCTCAAGCCTTATACGGCTCCCATGATTGAAGAGCTGGGCAAACAAGGTTGCAAACGAGTCGATATTTTTTGTCCAGGATTTCCAGCAGATTGCTTGGAAACATTGGAAGAGATTGCTATGGAAGCGCGCGAGATCTTTCTAGAGCATGGTGGCAAAGATTACCGTTACATTCCTTGCCTCAATAGCAATCCAAAATGGATTGATGCGATGTACGACATTGCTCAGCAGCATTTATCTGGCTGGAGTCTGGGCGTCGAGTCTGATGCGGTGTTACAGGAGCGTGATCGCCTAGCTGAGTTGGCTAAAGCGAGAATTACCTAA
- the hrcA gene encoding heat-inducible transcriptional repressor HrcA has product MDDRSRALLKTLIERYIEEGQPIGSRTLSRFSGLDLSAATIRNVMADLEEMGLVTSPHTSAGRIPTPRGYRLFVDTMVTVRPLEEIAAREVEKGLLPDSPQRVLNSAAQILSNLTHFAGVVMTPKRAQVFKHIEFLRLGEGKILLIMVTPEGDVQNRILPTTQDYTPSQLVEAGNYINMQFAGKSFAEVRAHLASDLDNLRSDISGLMALALHSGVSDYGMGQGDMLLSGERRLLNVGDLSTNLDKLRKMFDMLEQKSVLMQLLDVSSHADGIQIFIGGESDLLPYEDLAVISAPYSVDGQVVGTLGVIGPTRMAYDRVIPIVDITSKLLSGALSSPVNFQ; this is encoded by the coding sequence ATGGATGATCGTTCCCGCGCCTTACTGAAAACCCTCATCGAGCGCTATATCGAAGAGGGGCAGCCTATCGGCTCTCGCACCCTGTCCCGCTTCTCGGGGCTGGATCTTTCTGCGGCCACGATTCGTAATGTCATGGCTGATTTAGAGGAAATGGGCCTGGTCACGAGCCCTCATACATCTGCCGGTCGCATCCCTACCCCAAGAGGCTACCGTCTCTTCGTGGATACGATGGTGACGGTTCGCCCCTTGGAAGAAATCGCTGCCCGCGAGGTGGAGAAAGGGCTTTTGCCGGACTCCCCGCAAAGGGTGCTCAACTCCGCTGCCCAAATTCTGTCTAATTTGACCCATTTTGCTGGAGTGGTGATGACGCCCAAGCGGGCCCAAGTATTCAAGCACATCGAGTTTTTACGCCTAGGTGAAGGCAAGATCTTGCTCATCATGGTGACCCCTGAGGGTGATGTCCAAAACCGTATCCTCCCAACTACGCAGGACTACACGCCAAGTCAGTTGGTAGAGGCGGGTAATTACATCAATATGCAGTTTGCCGGCAAAAGTTTTGCCGAGGTACGTGCCCACCTCGCCTCCGATCTAGATAATCTTCGTAGTGATATCTCCGGTTTGATGGCTTTGGCGTTGCACAGTGGCGTCAGTGACTACGGTATGGGTCAAGGGGATATGTTGCTATCTGGCGAGCGACGACTGCTGAATGTCGGTGACCTCAGTACGAATTTAGACAAGCTTCGTAAGATGTTTGACATGTTGGAGCAAAAGTCGGTACTCATGCAGTTACTGGATGTATCGAGTCATGCAGACGGTATTCAAATTTTTATTGGCGGTGAAAGTGATTTATTGCCATATGAAGATTTGGCGGTCATCAGTGCGCCGTATAGCGTAGATGGTCAGGTCGTTGGAACTCTCGGCGTGATTGGTCCTACTCGTATGGCATACGATCGGGTGATTCCGATTGTCGATATCACCTCCAAGTTGTTATCAGGCGCATTAAGTTCCCCAGTGAACTTTCAATGA
- a CDS encoding NAD kinase gives MLSPSPNSSKKAFSRVALVGKYQADGMQERLNDLAVLLSQQGCEVHVESATASHLGLTAYPIKKVEEFTGAIDLAVVLGGDGTMLGIGRQLAGSKVPLVGINMGRLGYMTDIPIQNVQTVLPQIIAGEYEADTRTLLDAVVMRNGKEINRALALNDVVVNRSGISGMVELAVRVNGSFMYNQRSDGLIVSTPTGSTAYALSAGGPILHPRVAGILLAPIAPHSLSNRPIVLPQDIVVSIEVVDGRGVIVNFDMQSQTNLQSGDTIEVSQSKKTITLLHPRSHSDYKTLREKLHWNEYPSTF, from the coding sequence ATGTTAAGCCCATCCCCAAATTCCAGCAAAAAGGCATTTAGCCGGGTTGCACTTGTCGGCAAATATCAGGCTGATGGTATGCAAGAGCGCCTGAATGACCTAGCGGTGCTGCTGAGCCAACAAGGCTGTGAAGTCCATGTCGAGAGCGCTACTGCTAGCCATCTCGGTCTGACCGCCTACCCCATCAAAAAAGTTGAGGAGTTTACGGGCGCCATTGATTTGGCAGTGGTTTTGGGTGGTGATGGCACGATGCTTGGCATTGGTCGTCAACTGGCCGGTAGCAAAGTCCCCTTAGTTGGGATCAATATGGGTCGTCTGGGTTACATGACTGATATCCCCATTCAAAACGTTCAAACAGTCTTGCCGCAAATTATTGCCGGTGAATATGAAGCTGACACGAGGACTTTGCTCGATGCAGTTGTCATGCGCAATGGCAAAGAAATTAATCGGGCTCTTGCACTAAACGATGTAGTTGTGAATCGCTCTGGAATTTCTGGAATGGTCGAACTTGCAGTACGCGTCAACGGCTCATTTATGTATAACCAACGCTCTGATGGTTTGATTGTGTCGACTCCTACCGGTTCAACCGCTTATGCCCTTTCTGCTGGTGGACCTATTTTGCATCCGCGCGTAGCAGGAATTTTGCTGGCACCGATTGCACCCCACTCCTTATCTAACCGACCCATCGTATTGCCACAAGATATCGTCGTGAGTATTGAGGTGGTTGATGGCAGGGGCGTCATTGTGAACTTTGATATGCAATCACAAACGAATTTGCAATCAGGCGACACCATTGAGGTAAGTCAATCTAAAAAAACCATCACCTTACTTCACCCTCGCAGTCATAGTGACTACAAAACTTTGCGAGAGAAGCTGCATTGGAATGAGTATCCATCGACATTCTGA
- the recN gene encoding DNA repair protein RecN produces MIQTLSLRDFVIVDQLELDLSSGFTVLTGETGAGKSILLDALSLVLGERADSSQIREGCNRAEISALFRIDPQQIQHLNQWLDEQGFPIEDGGQSLLLKRTVEANGRSRAFINGSVATLAQLREAGDQLVDIHGQHAHQLLLKGGAQRELLDRHANHMDLVAEVSQLFKALNESRRKLEQAENAGQDIERERERLEWQLEELTELSPQDGEWISIQSEHARLANGAKIISGCQEAIDVLSDADNSVESILSKASTNMSALAEHDSALSDISQALESAQIQIDEAVHSLNRYLQKLDLDPARLSEVEERMQALHGAARKYRTEADDLPKLLLDTAERLDALTASQNIEALREKVKQEELIYLKQAKQLSQKRNKAASDLGKQVTAAMQDLSMAGGQLEIALLPLTEGSAHGLEQIEFLVAGHAGSTPRSLAKVASGGELARISLAISVITSKASFTPTLIFDEVDAGIGGAVAETVGKLLRQLGESHQILCVTHLPQVAAQGNHHLKVSKSQTGDKTLSQVTPLGRSERVEEVARMLGGATITDTTRRHARELLEQH; encoded by the coding sequence ATGATTCAAACACTATCGCTCCGCGACTTTGTCATTGTTGACCAGCTAGAGCTAGACCTTTCCTCAGGCTTCACTGTCCTCACCGGTGAAACCGGCGCTGGTAAATCCATCCTCTTAGACGCACTCAGCTTGGTTCTGGGTGAACGTGCAGATAGCAGCCAAATTCGTGAAGGCTGTAACCGCGCCGAAATTAGCGCCCTCTTTCGAATTGATCCCCAGCAAATTCAACACCTCAATCAATGGCTTGATGAGCAGGGTTTTCCTATTGAGGATGGAGGGCAAAGTCTATTACTTAAAAGAACAGTTGAGGCCAATGGCCGTAGCCGTGCTTTCATTAACGGCAGCGTAGCAACCTTGGCGCAACTGCGAGAAGCGGGCGATCAGTTGGTGGATATTCATGGTCAACATGCACATCAACTTTTACTCAAAGGTGGTGCGCAACGCGAGCTTCTAGATCGCCACGCAAATCACATGGATCTTGTTGCTGAGGTCTCTCAATTATTTAAAGCCCTCAATGAATCGCGCCGCAAACTAGAACAAGCTGAAAATGCCGGACAAGATATTGAGCGCGAACGGGAGCGTTTGGAATGGCAATTAGAAGAGCTCACTGAACTCTCTCCGCAAGACGGTGAGTGGATTTCCATTCAAAGTGAACATGCTCGTCTAGCTAACGGTGCAAAGATTATTAGTGGCTGCCAAGAAGCAATTGATGTTCTCAGTGATGCCGATAACTCCGTGGAATCTATCCTGTCTAAAGCTAGCACCAATATGAGTGCCTTAGCCGAGCATGACTCCGCATTAAGCGATATCAGCCAGGCCTTAGAGTCAGCACAAATTCAGATTGATGAAGCAGTCCATAGCCTCAATCGCTATCTACAAAAACTCGATTTAGATCCAGCGCGCCTCAGTGAAGTAGAGGAGCGTATGCAAGCCCTCCATGGTGCAGCCAGAAAATACCGCACAGAAGCAGATGACCTGCCAAAGCTGCTGTTGGATACTGCCGAACGATTAGATGCACTAACAGCCTCACAAAACATCGAAGCCTTACGCGAAAAAGTAAAGCAAGAAGAGCTGATCTATCTGAAGCAAGCAAAACAACTCTCACAAAAACGCAATAAAGCTGCCTCAGATTTGGGCAAGCAAGTTACCGCTGCGATGCAAGACTTATCCATGGCAGGCGGGCAGTTAGAGATCGCTTTGCTGCCTTTGACTGAAGGGAGTGCTCATGGTCTGGAGCAAATTGAATTTTTGGTTGCAGGTCATGCCGGCAGCACTCCCCGCTCACTAGCGAAAGTTGCGTCGGGCGGTGAACTGGCTCGGATTAGCTTAGCCATCAGCGTCATCACCAGTAAAGCGTCATTTACGCCCACACTCATATTCGATGAGGTTGATGCAGGCATCGGAGGGGCTGTTGCAGAGACGGTTGGAAAATTATTGCGCCAACTTGGCGAATCACATCAAATTCTTTGTGTGACCCATTTGCCACAAGTAGCTGCGCAGGGTAATCACCACCTCAAAGTCAGCAAATCTCAGACGGGCGATAAAACCTTGTCCCAAGTTACCCCACTAGGAAGATCTGAGCGCGTTGAAGAAGTGGCTCGCATGTTAGGTGGTGCAACCATTACTGACACGACGCGTCGCCATGCACGAGAACTCCTAGAGCAACATTAA